A part of Solibacillus sp. FSL H8-0538 genomic DNA contains:
- the rnpM gene encoding RNase P modulator RnpM, translated as MSTNKKIPLRKCVATGDMHPKKSMIRVVRSKEGEVSVDVTGKKSGRGAYVSKTEAAVEIARKKNILDRQLEAKVPNEVYEELLTLIRRESIL; from the coding sequence ATGTCGACAAATAAAAAAATTCCATTACGTAAATGTGTAGCTACAGGTGACATGCATCCAAAAAAATCAATGATTCGCGTCGTTCGTTCGAAAGAGGGCGAAGTGAGCGTTGATGTTACGGGCAAGAAATCTGGTCGTGGAGCATATGTTTCAAAAACAGAGGCTGCTGTTGAAATTGCACGCAAGAAAAATATTTTAGACCGTCAGTTAGAAGCAAAAGTGCCGAATGAAGTGTATGAGGAACTTCTTACGCTCATTCGCCGGGAGTCGATTTTATGA
- a CDS encoding YlxQ family RNA-binding protein, whose translation MTNPALLQLLGLAARARKVISGEELVVKEIRSGKAKLILLASDASHNTSKKIQDKCTYYNVEYYVFGDRYDLGHATGKEARVAIAISDSGFAKKMSSLLNEK comes from the coding sequence ATGACGAATCCTGCATTGCTTCAATTACTAGGTTTGGCGGCTCGTGCGCGTAAAGTAATCTCTGGAGAAGAACTAGTAGTGAAGGAAATCCGTAGTGGTAAAGCAAAATTAATTTTGCTTGCCTCGGATGCTTCACATAATACTAGTAAAAAGATTCAAGATAAATGTACGTATTACAACGTTGAGTATTATGTTTTTGGAGATCGTTATGATCTTGGACATGCTACTGGGAAAGAAGCCCGTGTAGCAATAGCTATTTCTGATAGTGGGTTTGCGAAAAAAATGTCTAGTCTACTCAACGAAAAATAA
- the infB gene encoding translation initiation factor IF-2 — MSKVRVHEYAKKVNKTSKEVIEQLSKFEVKVTNHMAMLENDAVSKLDSVFKQVTEPKKATPSNSTAPTGQQTKSPKSEGQSQGQVKQGHQVKKQDSRPQATTNSHQPKKVNTASGQNQSSQGEKQQNVKGNQNRNMTQNTPNNRSTGGGTNNNNSNNRNTSGGNNNNRNNNSKGGYTQRRKPGINGGKRRTRSQNPIQVVQKDLPEKITFYESLSVAELAKKLHREPSELIKKLFMLGVMATINQELDKDAIELICADYGVEVEEEIRIDITDLETHFEQEVVEGELSERPPVVTIMGHVDHGKTTLLDSIRNTKVTAGEAGGITQHIGAYQVTEGDKKITFLDTPGHAAFTTMRARGAKVTDLAIIVVAADDGVMPQTVEAINHAKAAEVPIIVAVNKMDKLAANPDRVMQELTEHGLVPEAWGGETIFVPISALKGEGIDQLLEMILLVSEVGELKANPKRAALGTVIEAQLDKGRGSVATLLVQDGTLRVGDPIVVGHAYGRVRAMVNDLGRRVKEAGPSTPVEITGLNEVPQAGDRFVVFDDEKTARQVGESRAMTAIQSQRSEKQRITLDNLFEQMSQGEVKELNLIVKADVQGTVEAMASSLMKIDVEGVNVKIIHTGAGAITESDISLAAASNAIVIGFNVRPDTNAKRAAEAEGVDIRLHRIIYKVIEEIEQAMKGMLDPEYEEKIIGQAEVRQTIKVSKVGTIAGSYVIEGKMQRDAGVRIIRESIVVFEGELDSLKRFKDDAKEVARGYECGITIKNYNDIKEGDIIEAYVMEEIVRK; from the coding sequence ATGAGCAAAGTAAGAGTTCATGAATATGCGAAAAAGGTAAATAAAACGAGTAAAGAAGTAATTGAGCAGCTTTCAAAATTTGAAGTTAAGGTCACTAACCATATGGCAATGCTTGAAAATGATGCTGTTTCAAAACTTGATTCTGTCTTTAAGCAAGTAACAGAACCGAAGAAAGCAACTCCTTCTAATTCAACTGCGCCAACAGGACAGCAAACTAAGAGTCCTAAAAGCGAAGGTCAAAGTCAAGGCCAAGTAAAGCAAGGCCATCAGGTAAAAAAGCAAGATTCACGCCCGCAAGCTACTACTAACAGTCATCAACCGAAAAAAGTTAACACTGCCTCAGGGCAAAATCAATCGTCTCAGGGCGAAAAACAACAGAATGTAAAAGGTAACCAAAATAGAAATATGACACAAAATACTCCTAATAACCGCAGCACAGGCGGCGGTACAAATAATAATAACAGCAACAACCGTAACACTAGCGGTGGTAATAACAATAATCGTAATAACAATAGCAAAGGTGGGTATACTCAACGTAGAAAGCCAGGAATCAATGGTGGTAAACGTCGTACACGCTCACAAAACCCTATTCAAGTAGTCCAAAAAGATCTACCTGAAAAAATTACTTTCTACGAGTCATTATCAGTAGCGGAGCTTGCTAAAAAATTACACCGTGAGCCATCTGAATTAATTAAAAAATTATTCATGCTTGGCGTAATGGCAACAATCAACCAAGAATTAGACAAAGATGCAATCGAGCTAATTTGTGCTGATTACGGTGTAGAAGTAGAAGAAGAAATCCGTATAGATATTACTGATTTAGAAACTCACTTCGAACAAGAAGTAGTCGAAGGCGAATTATCAGAGCGTCCGCCAGTTGTAACAATTATGGGTCACGTTGACCATGGTAAAACAACATTACTGGACTCAATCCGTAATACAAAAGTTACAGCTGGAGAAGCGGGTGGTATCACTCAGCATATCGGTGCTTACCAAGTAACTGAAGGCGACAAAAAGATCACATTCCTAGATACTCCTGGTCACGCAGCGTTCACAACAATGCGTGCGCGTGGTGCGAAAGTAACGGACTTAGCAATTATCGTAGTAGCAGCGGATGATGGTGTAATGCCTCAAACAGTTGAAGCGATTAACCATGCAAAAGCGGCTGAAGTGCCAATTATCGTAGCAGTAAACAAAATGGATAAGCTTGCAGCTAACCCAGACCGCGTTATGCAAGAATTAACAGAGCATGGTTTAGTACCTGAAGCTTGGGGCGGGGAAACAATTTTCGTACCAATTTCAGCACTAAAAGGTGAAGGAATTGACCAACTTTTAGAAATGATTTTACTTGTTTCTGAAGTAGGCGAACTTAAAGCTAATCCTAAACGTGCAGCATTAGGAACAGTAATTGAAGCACAACTTGATAAAGGTCGTGGTTCAGTAGCTACACTTCTAGTGCAAGACGGTACATTACGCGTTGGGGATCCAATCGTAGTAGGTCACGCTTATGGGCGCGTTCGTGCGATGGTAAATGACCTTGGTCGTCGTGTAAAAGAAGCAGGACCTTCAACGCCAGTTGAAATTACAGGTTTAAACGAAGTACCACAAGCGGGCGACCGTTTCGTAGTATTTGATGATGAAAAAACTGCTCGCCAGGTTGGTGAATCTCGTGCGATGACGGCAATTCAATCTCAACGTTCTGAAAAACAACGTATCACCCTGGATAACTTATTTGAACAAATGAGCCAAGGTGAAGTAAAAGAACTTAATTTAATCGTTAAAGCTGACGTACAAGGTACAGTTGAAGCGATGGCTAGTTCTCTTATGAAAATTGATGTTGAAGGCGTTAACGTTAAAATCATCCATACGGGTGCGGGTGCAATTACTGAGTCGGATATTTCACTTGCGGCTGCTTCAAACGCAATCGTAATTGGCTTCAACGTACGTCCAGATACAAATGCTAAACGTGCAGCGGAAGCAGAAGGCGTAGATATTCGTCTACACCGTATCATCTATAAAGTAATCGAAGAAATTGAGCAAGCGATGAAAGGTATGTTAGACCCTGAGTATGAAGAAAAAATCATCGGTCAAGCAGAAGTTCGTCAAACAATTAAAGTATCTAAAGTAGGTACAATTGCTGGTTCTTACGTAATCGAAGGTAAAATGCAACGTGATGCAGGCGTTCGTATTATTCGCGAATCAATCGTTGTCTTCGAAGGTGAGTTAGACTCATTAAAACGTTTCAAAGACGATGCAAAAGAAGTAGCAAGAGGTTACGAATGTGGTATTACAATCAAAAACTACAATGACATTAAAGAAGGCGACATTATCGAAGCCTACGTAATGGAAGAGATTGTACGTAAATAA
- a CDS encoding DUF503 domain-containing protein — protein sequence MIVYAEVEFIIHTAHSLKEKRAVLQRMVTRTKQKFNVSVAEIDHQNVWQRTRIALVAVSSSKAAAEREINHALHFLQSNPEWEQLEFYREYL from the coding sequence ATGATTGTATACGCAGAGGTTGAGTTTATTATTCACACTGCCCATTCGTTAAAGGAAAAACGTGCCGTACTACAACGTATGGTTACGCGTACAAAGCAAAAATTTAATGTGTCCGTCGCGGAAATTGATCATCAAAATGTGTGGCAGCGAACAAGAATTGCTCTTGTGGCTGTCTCCTCATCTAAAGCTGCAGCAGAGCGTGAAATTAATCATGCACTACACTTTTTACAATCAAATCCCGAGTGGGAGCAGCTTGAGTTTTACCGCGAATATTTATAA
- the rbfA gene encoding 30S ribosome-binding factor RbfA, with protein sequence MSLRSNRVAEQMKKELGEIIGRKIKDPRVGFVTVTDVAVTGDLQQATIYISSLGNDRERAETLKALEKASGFVRSEIGSRIRLRRTPELSFEFDSSIEYGNKIDALIRGLHEEK encoded by the coding sequence ATGTCTCTACGTTCAAACCGTGTAGCGGAGCAAATGAAAAAAGAGCTTGGTGAAATTATCGGTCGTAAAATTAAAGATCCGCGTGTAGGATTTGTCACAGTAACTGATGTTGCTGTAACAGGGGATCTTCAACAAGCGACAATTTACATCTCGTCTTTAGGCAACGACCGTGAACGTGCAGAAACACTTAAAGCTTTAGAAAAGGCTTCAGGTTTCGTTCGTTCTGAAATCGGTTCACGCATTCGTTTACGTCGTACGCCAGAATTATCTTTCGAATTTGATTCTTCAATCGAATACGGAAATAAAATTGACGCATTAATTCGTGGACTACACGAAGAGAAATAA
- the truB gene encoding tRNA pseudouridine(55) synthase TruB, giving the protein MNGILPLWKERGMTSHDCVFKLRKILRTKKVGHTGTLDPGVEGVLPICIGQATRIAEYLTDTGKTYEAVVSIGRTTTTEDAEGDTVEENVAHKSFSREEILAALASLTGEIQQTPPMFSAVKVNGKKLYEYARAGQTVERPTRTITIYELKLVDDADHFEGEEVRFSIRIKCSKGTYIRTLAVQIGEALGYPAHMHELVRTASGTFTREKCFTLAEIAEMMEAGEQGKFLLPVEYALSNYPYVEITADIEKQIFNGQVMPLHALLNDNEKIVYGVNGRAFAVYIAHPTKEGQMKPDKIFPEVE; this is encoded by the coding sequence ATGAACGGAATTCTTCCTTTATGGAAAGAGCGCGGCATGACGAGTCATGACTGCGTATTTAAACTTCGAAAAATTTTACGAACGAAAAAGGTTGGTCATACGGGAACACTGGATCCAGGTGTTGAAGGTGTACTACCCATTTGCATCGGGCAGGCTACACGGATTGCAGAATACTTAACAGACACAGGAAAAACGTACGAAGCAGTTGTATCAATTGGACGCACTACAACGACTGAGGATGCAGAAGGGGACACGGTTGAGGAAAACGTAGCACATAAATCATTTTCACGTGAAGAAATTTTAGCTGCTCTAGCAAGTCTAACTGGTGAAATCCAACAAACGCCACCTATGTTCTCAGCAGTAAAGGTAAATGGCAAAAAACTTTATGAATATGCACGTGCAGGTCAAACAGTTGAACGTCCGACACGTACAATTACCATTTACGAACTTAAACTAGTAGATGACGCAGATCATTTTGAGGGTGAGGAAGTACGCTTCTCTATTCGTATTAAATGTAGCAAGGGTACATACATCCGTACACTTGCCGTTCAAATAGGTGAGGCATTAGGTTACCCAGCACATATGCACGAGCTTGTGCGCACAGCATCGGGGACGTTCACAAGAGAAAAGTGCTTTACTCTTGCTGAAATCGCAGAAATGATGGAAGCAGGCGAACAGGGAAAATTCCTATTGCCTGTAGAGTATGCATTATCAAATTATCCTTATGTTGAAATCACAGCGGACATAGAAAAACAAATTTTCAATGGACAAGTGATGCCGCTACATGCATTATTAAATGATAATGAAAAAATTGTATATGGTGTTAATGGGCGTGCATTTGCGGTATATATCGCACATCCGACAAAGGAAGGCCAAATGAAGCCGGATAAAATTTTCCCTGAAGTTGAGTAG
- the ribF gene encoding riboflavin biosynthesis protein RibF has protein sequence MNVIHLKYPHQLKQAAQTTAYSLAVGFFDGVHKGHQAVIQTAINKAQEHGMQSAVMTFDPHPSIVLGKRNERVFYITPLQQKLDTLKKLDVDTVFVVHFTSDFARLSPEDFIQYFIRDLNVKHVTAGFDYSFGAFGKGNMELMQQLSNGDYSVTVVDKQTDADEKISSTRIRKALQDGNMEQVRTLLGRAFEVPGIVVHGDKRGRTMGFPTANVQAMEGCFTPATGVYAVQILVQNEWYNGVCNVGYKPTFKNPDDKKLSIEVHILNFDKNIYGEEVVVGWYSRIRSERKFNGIDELITQIELDKQQAIQYFAELSY, from the coding sequence ATGAACGTTATTCATTTAAAATATCCACATCAGTTAAAACAAGCGGCACAAACGACCGCTTATTCACTTGCAGTAGGTTTTTTTGATGGTGTTCATAAAGGGCACCAAGCAGTTATTCAAACAGCTATAAACAAAGCCCAGGAGCATGGGATGCAAAGTGCAGTCATGACTTTTGATCCACACCCATCAATTGTATTAGGTAAACGTAATGAAAGAGTTTTCTATATTACACCGCTTCAGCAAAAGCTAGATACATTGAAAAAATTAGATGTAGATACAGTATTCGTTGTACATTTTACATCTGATTTTGCAAGGCTTTCACCTGAAGATTTCATCCAGTACTTTATTCGTGACTTGAATGTTAAGCATGTGACTGCTGGTTTTGATTATTCATTCGGTGCATTCGGAAAAGGGAATATGGAATTAATGCAGCAATTATCCAATGGTGATTATTCAGTGACCGTTGTTGACAAGCAAACGGATGCAGACGAGAAAATTAGCTCGACACGCATTCGTAAAGCTTTGCAGGATGGTAATATGGAGCAGGTTCGTACTTTGCTAGGACGTGCCTTTGAAGTGCCGGGTATTGTTGTACATGGTGATAAACGCGGGCGTACAATGGGCTTTCCTACTGCGAATGTACAGGCAATGGAAGGTTGCTTCACCCCTGCAACAGGCGTTTATGCAGTACAAATTCTTGTGCAAAACGAATGGTATAACGGTGTATGTAATGTCGGCTATAAACCGACATTTAAAAATCCGGACGATAAGAAATTATCGATTGAAGTGCATATTTTAAATTTCGATAAAAATATTTACGGTGAGGAAGTTGTAGTTGGTTGGTATAGCCGTATTCGCAGCGAACGTAAATTTAATGGCATTGACGAATTAATCACACAAATTGAACTAGATAAGCAGCAGGCCATTCAATATTTCGCCGAGTTATCATATTAG
- the rpsO gene encoding 30S ribosomal protein S15, with translation MAITQQRKNEIIAEYRTHESDTGSPEVQVAVLTAEINALNTHLRTHKKDFHSERGLLKMVGRRRHLLKYLRETDVQRYRELITRLGLRR, from the coding sequence ATGGCTATTACACAACAACGTAAAAACGAAATTATCGCTGAGTACCGTACTCACGAAAGCGACACTGGTTCACCAGAAGTACAAGTAGCAGTTTTAACAGCTGAAATCAACGCTTTAAACACGCACTTACGTACACACAAAAAGGATTTCCACTCTGAGCGTGGTCTTCTTAAAATGGTAGGTCGTCGTCGTCACTTATTAAAATATCTTCGTGAAACTGACGTACAACGTTACCGTGAATTAATCACACGTTTAGGATTACGTCGTTAA
- the pnp gene encoding polyribonucleotide nucleotidyltransferase, with product MNEKKVYSYEWAGRPLTIEVGQLAKQANGAALVRYGETAVLSTATMSKSPKPLDFFPLTVNYEERLYAAGKIPGGFIKREGRPSENAILASRLIDRPIRPMFPDGFRNEVQVISMVMSNDQNNPSDVAAMFGSSLALAISDIPFDGPIAGVHVGYINGEFILNPTVEQAALSTVHLTVAGNKDAINMVEAGALEVPEEIMLEAIMFGHDEIQKLIAFQEQIVAEVGKAKVEITLYELDAELTAQIKDACETDMNVAIQTVEKHAREEAITAVKERIVASFVEQEADADTMKQVKGILDKMVKEEVRRLITEDKVRPDGRKLDEIRALSSETGLLPRTHGSALFTRGQTQALSICTLGALGDVQIIDGIGIEESKRFMHHYNFPQFSVGETGPIRGPGRREIGHGALGERALVAVLPDETVFPYTVRCVSEVLESNGSTSQASICASTLAMMDAGVPLKAPVAGIAMGLIKKGEHYSILTDIQGMEDHLGDMDFKVAGTAKGVTALQMDIKIDGLSRNILEEALTQAKIGRMHILESMLATLAQPREKLSKYAPKIVVVKINPDKIRDVIGPGGKQINKIIDETGVKIDTEQDGTIYIASADEDMIARAKEIIESIVREAKVGEYYMSTVKRIEKFGAFCEIFPGKDGLLHISEIQEERTKAVEDVLKLGDQILVKCIEIDNQGRVNISRKLVLKEEKERAENA from the coding sequence ATGAACGAAAAAAAGGTCTATTCGTATGAATGGGCTGGTCGTCCGCTTACAATTGAAGTAGGACAGCTAGCTAAACAAGCAAATGGTGCAGCTTTAGTGCGCTACGGGGAAACTGCAGTGCTTTCTACTGCAACAATGTCAAAATCTCCAAAGCCATTAGATTTCTTCCCATTAACAGTTAATTATGAAGAGCGTCTATACGCAGCAGGTAAAATTCCAGGAGGCTTCATTAAACGTGAAGGACGTCCATCAGAAAATGCGATTTTAGCATCACGTTTAATCGACCGTCCAATCCGTCCAATGTTCCCAGACGGCTTCCGTAACGAAGTACAAGTTATTTCAATGGTTATGTCAAATGACCAAAATAATCCTTCAGATGTAGCGGCGATGTTCGGTTCATCTCTTGCATTAGCGATCTCTGATATTCCTTTCGACGGCCCAATCGCGGGTGTTCACGTTGGTTATATCAACGGCGAATTTATCCTTAACCCAACAGTAGAACAAGCTGCACTAAGCACAGTTCACTTAACAGTAGCTGGTAACAAAGATGCAATAAACATGGTAGAAGCAGGTGCTTTAGAAGTACCAGAAGAAATCATGCTTGAAGCAATTATGTTCGGCCACGATGAAATTCAAAAATTAATCGCTTTCCAAGAGCAAATTGTTGCTGAAGTTGGTAAAGCGAAAGTAGAAATTACTTTATACGAGCTAGATGCAGAACTGACTGCACAAATTAAAGATGCTTGTGAAACGGACATGAACGTTGCAATTCAAACAGTTGAAAAGCATGCACGTGAAGAAGCGATCACAGCAGTAAAAGAACGCATTGTTGCGTCATTCGTTGAGCAAGAAGCCGACGCAGATACAATGAAGCAAGTTAAAGGCATTTTAGATAAAATGGTGAAAGAAGAAGTTCGCCGTCTTATTACAGAAGACAAAGTGCGTCCAGATGGTCGTAAACTTGACGAAATCCGTGCACTTTCTTCTGAAACGGGCCTACTACCACGTACTCATGGTTCTGCATTATTTACGCGTGGACAAACGCAAGCATTATCAATTTGTACACTAGGTGCTTTAGGTGACGTTCAAATTATCGATGGTATCGGTATTGAAGAATCTAAACGCTTCATGCATCACTATAACTTCCCTCAATTTTCAGTTGGGGAAACTGGCCCTATCCGTGGACCAGGTCGTCGTGAAATTGGTCACGGTGCGTTAGGTGAGCGCGCGCTTGTAGCTGTTCTTCCAGATGAAACAGTATTCCCATACACAGTTCGTTGTGTATCTGAAGTACTTGAATCAAATGGTTCAACGTCTCAAGCATCAATTTGTGCTTCTACATTAGCGATGATGGATGCAGGTGTTCCTTTAAAAGCACCAGTAGCTGGTATCGCAATGGGTCTTATTAAAAAAGGCGAGCACTACTCAATCTTAACGGATATTCAAGGTATGGAAGATCACCTTGGTGACATGGACTTTAAAGTAGCAGGTACAGCTAAAGGTGTTACTGCACTTCAAATGGACATTAAAATCGATGGTCTTTCTCGTAACATCCTTGAAGAAGCGTTAACACAAGCAAAAATCGGACGTATGCACATTTTAGAATCAATGCTTGCAACGCTGGCACAGCCACGTGAGAAATTATCTAAATATGCACCGAAAATTGTTGTCGTTAAAATTAATCCAGATAAAATCCGCGACGTTATTGGACCGGGTGGAAAACAAATTAATAAAATTATCGACGAAACTGGCGTTAAAATTGATACAGAGCAAGATGGTACAATTTACATCGCATCCGCTGATGAGGATATGATTGCACGCGCTAAAGAAATTATCGAGTCAATCGTACGTGAGGCAAAAGTTGGCGAGTACTACATGTCAACAGTTAAACGTATCGAGAAATTCGGTGCATTTTGTGAAATCTTCCCAGGTAAAGACGGCTTACTACACATTTCGGAAATTCAAGAAGAACGTACAAAAGCTGTAGAAGACGTATTAAAACTTGGTGATCAAATTCTTGTGAAATGTATCGAAATCGACAACCAAGGCCGTGTAAACATATCACGCAAACTTGTTCTTAAAGAAGAAAAAGAACGCGCTGAGAACGCCTAA
- a CDS encoding M16 family metallopeptidase → MVTVTTCQNGVRIVSEHIPHVRSISVGVWVNAGSRYETPEENGITHFIEHMLFKGTATRSARQIAEEFDRIGGEINAFTSKENTCYFAKVLDHHGELAISILADMFFNSLFAAEEIERERQVVLEEIYMSEDAPDDDVHEKLWAVIYPNDALGRPILGTAETLATFDGEKIRAYMAKHYGPKNVVISVAGNITDELLATIDQLFGHYEASKQAIEAELTYPEFTPGEIVKTRDTEQAHVAISFPAINVKDPAMYSFVALNNIIGGNMSSRLFQEVREERGLAYSIFSYQSSYADVGAFTIYGSASKQQLSQMQHTIDATLLDLVAEGITETELENAKEQLKGSFVLGLEGTEAHMNRNGVNELVHQNHRSVDEVLAAIDAISMDIINELITKILLAEPAIAIIGPEY, encoded by the coding sequence TTGGTTACAGTAACTACATGTCAAAATGGTGTTCGTATTGTTTCAGAGCATATCCCACATGTGCGTTCGATTTCTGTCGGCGTTTGGGTTAATGCAGGTTCACGTTATGAGACACCAGAAGAAAACGGCATTACACATTTTATTGAACATATGTTATTCAAGGGAACTGCAACTCGGTCAGCCCGTCAAATTGCAGAAGAATTTGACCGTATTGGTGGAGAAATTAATGCTTTTACGTCAAAGGAGAATACTTGTTATTTTGCCAAAGTACTTGATCATCACGGAGAGCTAGCGATTTCGATTTTAGCAGATATGTTTTTCAACTCGCTGTTTGCAGCAGAGGAGATTGAGCGTGAACGCCAAGTCGTGTTAGAAGAGATTTACATGAGTGAGGATGCACCGGATGATGACGTGCATGAGAAATTATGGGCAGTGATTTACCCGAATGATGCGTTAGGGCGTCCGATTCTTGGGACAGCTGAGACACTGGCTACTTTTGATGGTGAAAAAATCCGTGCCTATATGGCGAAGCATTACGGACCGAAAAATGTTGTTATTTCCGTAGCGGGTAATATTACCGATGAACTACTAGCAACTATCGACCAATTATTTGGGCATTATGAAGCTTCTAAACAAGCAATTGAAGCAGAGTTAACGTATCCGGAATTTACGCCAGGTGAAATAGTGAAAACACGCGATACAGAGCAGGCGCATGTGGCGATTTCATTTCCGGCCATAAATGTGAAGGACCCAGCGATGTATAGCTTTGTCGCGCTAAATAATATTATCGGCGGCAATATGAGCTCTCGTCTATTCCAGGAAGTACGTGAAGAGCGTGGCCTAGCCTATTCAATCTTCTCCTACCAATCAAGCTATGCAGATGTAGGGGCGTTTACGATTTACGGGAGTGCAAGTAAGCAGCAACTTTCACAAATGCAGCATACAATAGATGCTACTTTACTTGATTTAGTAGCAGAAGGCATCACGGAGACCGAGCTCGAAAATGCGAAGGAACAGCTAAAGGGAAGCTTTGTACTCGGCTTAGAAGGAACAGAAGCCCATATGAACCGTAACGGGGTAAATGAGCTTGTACATCAAAATCATCGCTCAGTCGACGAAGTACTCGCTGCGATTGACGCGATTTCAATGGACATCATTAATGAATTAATTACAAAAATTTTATTAGCAGAACCGGCCATTGCTATCATTGGACCGGAATACTAA
- a CDS encoding ABC-2 transporter permease, with product MQALLLKDILMLQKQIKMMLWLLLIISIAAFIFEQGVMLISVALIFGTLQVTTVFVFDESCQWDKFAGSLPVNKKDIVQSRYVLGFVLTIGSLLIVTPILFIVNLFTMQLPFHYVVALLAVSLFGALFMLAILLPINIKFGSQKGRLITTCVFLLPTFTASFITGFVEGKENLFPPFETLVVMSYALPFIAFIIVLFSYQLSVVLYRKKQF from the coding sequence ATGCAAGCACTTTTACTAAAGGACATATTAATGTTGCAAAAACAGATAAAAATGATGCTTTGGTTATTGTTAATTATTTCGATAGCAGCGTTCATATTCGAACAAGGCGTAATGCTCATTTCAGTGGCGCTAATTTTTGGTACACTACAAGTAACAACCGTGTTTGTATTTGACGAATCATGCCAGTGGGATAAATTTGCAGGTTCCCTACCTGTAAATAAAAAGGACATTGTGCAAAGCCGCTATGTATTAGGATTTGTCCTGACAATCGGCAGTTTACTTATTGTGACACCAATCCTATTCATTGTAAATCTTTTTACAATGCAACTACCATTTCACTATGTCGTTGCGCTATTAGCTGTCTCACTTTTTGGTGCATTGTTTATGTTAGCCATTTTATTGCCCATTAATATTAAATTCGGCTCTCAAAAGGGGCGCCTCATTACTACTTGCGTGTTTCTCCTTCCTACTTTTACAGCCAGTTTTATTACAGGCTTTGTTGAAGGAAAGGAAAATCTATTTCCTCCGTTTGAAACATTAGTCGTGATGAGTTATGCACTTCCGTTTATTGCATTCATCATCGTCTTGTTCTCATATCAATTATCAGTCGTACTATATCGTAAAAAACAGTTTTGA
- a CDS encoding ABC transporter ATP-binding protein translates to MTAITIQGLTKKFDGFALQNVSFTLKKGTVMGFIGENGSGKSTTIKCILNLLHKDAGTIAVFGNNHLINEVRWKEQVGVVFDDIHFPDMFTAKHVNSFMKKMYKQWDDPYFMQLLQQFHIPQKKKVKQLSRGMKMKLSIAVALAHHPKLLLLDEPTSGLDPIVRDEILDLLLDFMQDEEHSILFSSHITSDLEKIADDITFIHKGKILFSENKDILLYDYGIWKGSQSEALDLPEEAMISKRPCAFGVEILVERSRVNAAFPLEKPSIEDIMLFHVKGAL, encoded by the coding sequence ATGACGGCCATAACAATTCAAGGACTAACAAAAAAATTTGATGGGTTTGCCTTACAGAATGTGAGCTTCACCTTGAAAAAGGGCACGGTGATGGGGTTTATCGGGGAAAACGGTTCGGGTAAATCAACGACCATTAAATGCATTTTAAATTTATTGCATAAAGATGCCGGTACCATTGCAGTATTTGGTAACAATCATTTAATAAATGAGGTGCGCTGGAAAGAACAGGTCGGCGTTGTATTTGATGATATTCACTTTCCTGACATGTTCACAGCAAAACATGTGAATTCTTTTATGAAGAAAATGTATAAACAGTGGGATGATCCATATTTTATGCAACTGCTCCAGCAATTCCATATCCCACAAAAGAAAAAAGTGAAGCAATTATCGCGCGGTATGAAAATGAAGCTATCGATTGCTGTTGCACTCGCACACCATCCTAAGCTACTGCTACTAGATGAGCCAACAAGCGGACTTGATCCCATTGTACGCGATGAAATTTTAGATTTATTATTAGATTTTATGCAGGACGAAGAACATAGCATTTTATTTTCATCGCATATTACGAGCGATTTAGAAAAGATTGCCGATGACATTACGTTTATTCACAAAGGAAAGATTTTGTTTAGCGAAAATAAAGATATATTGCTCTATGATTACGGCATTTGGAAAGGTTCACAGTCAGAGGCGTTGGACTTACCCGAAGAAGCGATGATCTCGAAGCGCCCATGTGCATTTGGTGTAGAGATATTAGTAGAACGTTCACGTGTTAACGCTGCATTTCCATTAGAAAAACCTTCGATTGAAGACATAATGTTATTTCATGTAAAGGGGGCTTTGTAA